A window from Solanum stenotomum isolate F172 chromosome 7, ASM1918654v1, whole genome shotgun sequence encodes these proteins:
- the LOC125870381 gene encoding uncharacterized protein LOC125870381 isoform X1 — protein sequence MGKKQQKKVQNQEELLKTLGDFTSKENWDSFFTIRGSDDAFEWYAEWSQLKEPLLSNLTIPSSNDAVSAKELQILVPGCGNSKLSEYLYDEGFCNITNVDFSKVVISDMLRRNIRSRPAMKWRVMDMTNMQFAKESFGAVLDKGGLDALMEPELGSKLGTQYLSEVKRLLKVGGRFICLTLAESHVLGLLFPKFRYGWKMGIHPIALKPSDRSSLQTFMVVAEKENSPALCPISSTVDQSSFGGLKNQVHGLFQALEDENKIRADYSSGSDITYALEDLKIGVEGNLAELCPSRRVQLSLGEPGVSLFCYRAVLLDAQKDFGPFAYQCAVFLVPKTRAHEWLFSSEEGQWAVVESSKAARLIMILLDSSHSDANMDDIQKDLSPLIMQLAPGDFDDEAQIPFMAASDGIKQRKIVQEITSPLTGPIIVDDVIYEKVDDNISRLFASEDVIFRRLTFQRTESLVQSEAVLSKEGSPKSLADINQKIGQSSSKSKKKGNQKKSGSNVSSSDGFSNDLKVDHSYLASSYHTGIISGFTLISSHLDGLASTGGTVRSVVIGLGAGLLPMFLRKHLSFAEIEVLELDPVVVDLARDYFEFRDDERLKVHVTDGLKYVKDAAHAVTNGYENNVSEAKVPSSNGNSILSSAPLKSTEKIDMLIVDVDSSDSSSGLSCPAADFVEESFLMAAKNSLSDQGLFVINLVSRSQAIKDSIYSKLKSVFPHLFHLQLDEDVNDVIFALKTETCITEDKFHEASQQLTRLLNLENSPWGQNITEATSKIKRLR from the exons ATGGGGAAAAAGCAGCAAAAAAAGGTCCAAAATCAAGAAGAGTTGCTGAAAACATTGGGAGATTTCACAAGCAAAGAGAATTGGGACAGTTTCTTCACTATCAGAGGTTCAGATGATGCTTTTGAATGGTACGCAGAGTGGTCTCAGCTCAAAGAACCACTTCTCTCTAATCTCACCATTCCATCATCAAACGACGCCGTTTCTGCAAAAGAACTGCAAATTCTTGTTCCGGGTTGTGGCAATTCGAAGCTCTCTGAGTATCTTTATGATGAGGGGTTTTGTAATATTACTAATGTTGATTTCTCTAAAGTTGTTATTTCGGATATGTTGAGAAGAAATATTCGGTCTAGACCTGCTATGAAATGGCGCGTCATGGACATGACGAATATGCAG TTTGCAAAGGAGAGCTTTGGTGCCGTTCTCGACAAGGGAGGATTGGATGCTTTAATGGAGCCTGAGCTTGGATCAAAGTTAGGAACTCAGTATTTGTCTGAG GTTAAAAGATTGCTAAAAGTCGGGGGGAGATTTATTTGCCTCACTTTGGCAGAGTCTCATGTATTAG GTTTACTCTTCCCGAAGTTTCGGTATGGGTGGAAGATGGGGATTCATCCCATTGCTCTGAAGCCATCTGACAGGTCAAGCCTACAGACTTTTATGGTGGTAGCCGAGAAAGAAAATTCTCCTGCTTTGTGCCCAATATCGTCAACTGTTGATCAGTCGTCCTTTGGTGGTCTAAAGAACCAG GTTCATGGACTCTTTCAAGCACttgaagatgaaaataaaatacgTGCAGATTATTCCAGTGGTTCTGATATAACATATGCACTAGAAGACTTGAAAATCGGAGTTGAGGGAAATCTGGCAGAGCTTTGTCCAAGTCGTAGAGTTCAGCTTAGTTTAGGTGAACCTGGGGTTTCCCTTTTCTGTTACAGAGCTGTGCTTCTCGATGCCCAAAAGGACTTTGGACCTTTTGCATATCAATGTGCTGTGTTTCTTGTACCAAAG ACTCGAGCTCATGAGTGGCTGTTCTCTTCAGAAGAAGGACAATGGGCAGTTGTAGAAAGTTCTAAGGCTGCTCGTTTAATAATG ATTTTGTTGGATTCTAGCCATTCAGACGCCAATATGGATGACATTCAG aAAGATCTCTCTCCTCTGATAATGCAATTGGCGCCGGGAGATTTTGACGATGAAGCTCAGATACC TTTTATGGCCGCAAGTGATGGAATCAAACAGCGAAAGATTGTTCAAGAG ATCACATCTCCCTTGACTGGTCCAATAATTGTAGATGATGTGATCTATGAGAAAGTTGATGACAATATTAGCCGTCTCTTTGCATCTGAGGATGTGATATTTCGTCGCCTTACTTTCCAAAGAACGGAGAGTTTAGTTCAATCTGAGGCTGTGCTATCAAAAGAAGGATCACCGAAGTCTTTAGCTGATATTAATCAGAAGATAGGCCAGTCATCTtcaaaatccaagaaaaaaggaaatcaGAAAAAATCTGGGTCTAATGTCTCGTCTTCTGATG GATTTAGCAACGATTTGAAAGTTGACCACAGTTATTTGGCCAGTTCATATCATACTGGAATCATCTCTGGTTTTACATTGATATCTTCTCATTTGGATGGTTTGGCATCTACGGGAGGCACG GTGAGATCAGTAGTAATTGGTCTTGGAGCAGGATTGCTTCCCATGTTTCTACGTAAGCACCTGAGTTTTGCAGAGATCGAG GTGTTGGAGTTAGATCCTGTGGTTGTAGATCTTGCTAGAGACTATTTTGAGTTTAGAGATGATGAACGGTTAAAG GTACATGTGACTGATGGTTTAAAGTATGTCAAGGATGCAGCTCATGCAGTTACCAATGGTTATGAAAATAATGTTTCTGAGGCAAAGGTCCCTTCTTCCAATGGTAATTCCATCCTGTCTAGTGCACCACTTAAAAGCACAGAAAAAATCGACATGCTCATTGTTGATGTGGATTCTTCAGACTCGAG TTCTGGTTTAAGTTGTCCTGCTGCGGACTTTGTTGAAGAGTCTTTCCTTATGGCAGCAAAAAATTCTCTTTCTGATCAAGGACTATTCGTCATAAATTTGGTTTCGAGGTCGCAAGCCATCAAGGATTCTATCTACTCCAAATTGAAGTCG GTATTTCCTCACCTCTTCCACCTTCAGCTGGACGAAGATGTCAATGACGTTATTTTCGCTCTCAAGACGGAGACATGTATCACGGAAGATAAATTTCATGAGGCTTCTCAACAACTCACAAGATTATTAAACCTAGAAAACTCCCCATGGGGCCAAAATATAACAGAAGCCACTAGCAAGATCAAAAGGTTGAGATGA
- the LOC125870381 gene encoding uncharacterized protein LOC125870381 isoform X2 yields MPKCPETDQVKRLLKVGGRFICLTLAESHVLGLLFPKFRYGWKMGIHPIALKPSDRSSLQTFMVVAEKENSPALCPISSTVDQSSFGGLKNQVHGLFQALEDENKIRADYSSGSDITYALEDLKIGVEGNLAELCPSRRVQLSLGEPGVSLFCYRAVLLDAQKDFGPFAYQCAVFLVPKTRAHEWLFSSEEGQWAVVESSKAARLIMILLDSSHSDANMDDIQKDLSPLIMQLAPGDFDDEAQIPFMAASDGIKQRKIVQEITSPLTGPIIVDDVIYEKVDDNISRLFASEDVIFRRLTFQRTESLVQSEAVLSKEGSPKSLADINQKIGQSSSKSKKKGNQKKSGSNVSSSDGFSNDLKVDHSYLASSYHTGIISGFTLISSHLDGLASTGGTVRSVVIGLGAGLLPMFLRKHLSFAEIEVLELDPVVVDLARDYFEFRDDERLKVHVTDGLKYVKDAAHAVTNGYENNVSEAKVPSSNGNSILSSAPLKSTEKIDMLIVDVDSSDSSSGLSCPAADFVEESFLMAAKNSLSDQGLFVINLVSRSQAIKDSIYSKLKSVFPHLFHLQLDEDVNDVIFALKTETCITEDKFHEASQQLTRLLNLENSPWGQNITEATSKIKRLR; encoded by the exons ATGCCTAAATGCCCTGAAACTGACCAGGTTAAAAGATTGCTAAAAGTCGGGGGGAGATTTATTTGCCTCACTTTGGCAGAGTCTCATGTATTAG GTTTACTCTTCCCGAAGTTTCGGTATGGGTGGAAGATGGGGATTCATCCCATTGCTCTGAAGCCATCTGACAGGTCAAGCCTACAGACTTTTATGGTGGTAGCCGAGAAAGAAAATTCTCCTGCTTTGTGCCCAATATCGTCAACTGTTGATCAGTCGTCCTTTGGTGGTCTAAAGAACCAG GTTCATGGACTCTTTCAAGCACttgaagatgaaaataaaatacgTGCAGATTATTCCAGTGGTTCTGATATAACATATGCACTAGAAGACTTGAAAATCGGAGTTGAGGGAAATCTGGCAGAGCTTTGTCCAAGTCGTAGAGTTCAGCTTAGTTTAGGTGAACCTGGGGTTTCCCTTTTCTGTTACAGAGCTGTGCTTCTCGATGCCCAAAAGGACTTTGGACCTTTTGCATATCAATGTGCTGTGTTTCTTGTACCAAAG ACTCGAGCTCATGAGTGGCTGTTCTCTTCAGAAGAAGGACAATGGGCAGTTGTAGAAAGTTCTAAGGCTGCTCGTTTAATAATG ATTTTGTTGGATTCTAGCCATTCAGACGCCAATATGGATGACATTCAG aAAGATCTCTCTCCTCTGATAATGCAATTGGCGCCGGGAGATTTTGACGATGAAGCTCAGATACC TTTTATGGCCGCAAGTGATGGAATCAAACAGCGAAAGATTGTTCAAGAG ATCACATCTCCCTTGACTGGTCCAATAATTGTAGATGATGTGATCTATGAGAAAGTTGATGACAATATTAGCCGTCTCTTTGCATCTGAGGATGTGATATTTCGTCGCCTTACTTTCCAAAGAACGGAGAGTTTAGTTCAATCTGAGGCTGTGCTATCAAAAGAAGGATCACCGAAGTCTTTAGCTGATATTAATCAGAAGATAGGCCAGTCATCTtcaaaatccaagaaaaaaggaaatcaGAAAAAATCTGGGTCTAATGTCTCGTCTTCTGATG GATTTAGCAACGATTTGAAAGTTGACCACAGTTATTTGGCCAGTTCATATCATACTGGAATCATCTCTGGTTTTACATTGATATCTTCTCATTTGGATGGTTTGGCATCTACGGGAGGCACG GTGAGATCAGTAGTAATTGGTCTTGGAGCAGGATTGCTTCCCATGTTTCTACGTAAGCACCTGAGTTTTGCAGAGATCGAG GTGTTGGAGTTAGATCCTGTGGTTGTAGATCTTGCTAGAGACTATTTTGAGTTTAGAGATGATGAACGGTTAAAG GTACATGTGACTGATGGTTTAAAGTATGTCAAGGATGCAGCTCATGCAGTTACCAATGGTTATGAAAATAATGTTTCTGAGGCAAAGGTCCCTTCTTCCAATGGTAATTCCATCCTGTCTAGTGCACCACTTAAAAGCACAGAAAAAATCGACATGCTCATTGTTGATGTGGATTCTTCAGACTCGAG TTCTGGTTTAAGTTGTCCTGCTGCGGACTTTGTTGAAGAGTCTTTCCTTATGGCAGCAAAAAATTCTCTTTCTGATCAAGGACTATTCGTCATAAATTTGGTTTCGAGGTCGCAAGCCATCAAGGATTCTATCTACTCCAAATTGAAGTCG GTATTTCCTCACCTCTTCCACCTTCAGCTGGACGAAGATGTCAATGACGTTATTTTCGCTCTCAAGACGGAGACATGTATCACGGAAGATAAATTTCATGAGGCTTCTCAACAACTCACAAGATTATTAAACCTAGAAAACTCCCCATGGGGCCAAAATATAACAGAAGCCACTAGCAAGATCAAAAGGTTGAGATGA